The proteins below come from a single Streptomyces sp. SCSIO 75703 genomic window:
- a CDS encoding gluconokinase has translation MRTPHVVVVMGVAGTGKTTIGPLLADRLGVPYAEGDDFHPPANIAKMTAGTPLTDADRLPWLDAIGGWAHGRAGLGGVVSSSALKRAYRDRLRAAAPDVVFVHLTGSRALIEERMAHRRGHFMPTALLDSQFATLQPLQPDETGVAVDVAGTPEEIADRACAALRALPGAAR, from the coding sequence CTGCGCACCCCCCACGTCGTCGTGGTCATGGGCGTGGCGGGCACCGGGAAGACCACGATCGGTCCCCTGCTCGCGGACCGGCTCGGCGTCCCCTACGCCGAGGGCGACGACTTCCACCCGCCGGCCAACATCGCCAAGATGACGGCCGGCACCCCGCTCACCGACGCCGACCGGCTGCCCTGGCTGGACGCGATCGGCGGCTGGGCGCACGGCCGGGCCGGGCTCGGCGGGGTGGTGAGCAGTTCGGCGCTGAAGCGGGCGTACCGGGACCGGTTGCGCGCCGCCGCTCCGGACGTGGTCTTCGTGCACCTGACCGGCAGCCGCGCGCTGATCGAGGAGCGGATGGCGCACCGGCGCGGGCACTTCATGCCGACCGCCCTGCTCGACTCGCAGTTCGCCACGCTCCAGCCGCTCCAGCCGGACGAGACCGGGGTCGCGGTCGACGTCGCCGGCACCCCCGAGGAGATCGCCGACCGGGCGTGCGCCGCCCTGCGGGCCCTGCCCGGAGCGGCCCGCTAG
- a CDS encoding YchJ family metal-binding protein, with the protein MTTRSCPCGLPEPYASCCGRFHSGAAAAPTAEALMRSRYSAFARGDAAYLLRTWHPRTRPARLDLDPATRWTGLEILGTSGGSAFHSTGTVEFRASYRGGSLHEHSRFERSGGAWVYVDGDFPG; encoded by the coding sequence ATGACCACGCGTTCCTGCCCGTGCGGGCTGCCCGAGCCGTACGCGTCGTGCTGCGGCCGTTTCCACTCGGGGGCCGCCGCCGCGCCGACCGCCGAGGCGCTGATGCGCTCGCGGTACAGCGCCTTCGCGCGCGGGGACGCCGCCTACCTGCTGCGAACCTGGCACCCGCGGACCCGGCCCGCCCGTCTCGACCTGGACCCGGCGACGCGGTGGACCGGTCTGGAGATCCTGGGGACGTCGGGCGGTTCCGCCTTCCACTCGACCGGGACGGTGGAGTTCCGGGCGTCGTACCGCGGGGGCTCGTTGCACGAGCACAGCCGTTTCGAGCGCTCCGGCGGCGCGTGGGTCTACGTGGACGGGGACTTCCCCGGCTGA
- a CDS encoding gluconate:H+ symporter: MTRLSVEMLAADTAEPITSAGHAQLGIAVLLGIAVIVLLITKYKLHAFLALTIGSLALGAFAGAPLDKVITSFTAGLGSTVAGVGVLIALGAILGKMLADSGGADQIVDTILARASGRAMPWAMVLIASVIGLPLFFEVGIVLLIPVVLMVAKRGNYSLMRIGVPALAGLSVMHGLVPPHPGPLVAIDAVQANLGVTLALGVLIAIPTVIVAGPLFGRLAARWVDVPAPDRMIPQRASEDLERRPGFGATLFTVLLPVVLMLAKALVDIVVDDPDHLVQRVFDVAGSPMIALLAAVLVGIFTLMRPAGFGKERVSRVVETGFAPIAGILLIVGAGGGFKQTLIDSGVGQMILEISKDWSIPALLLAWLIAVAIRLATGSATVATVSAAGLVAPLAADMSTTHAALLVLAIGAGSLFFSHVNDAGFWLVKEYFGLDVGQTIKTWSVMETIISVVAGGLVLLLSLFI, translated from the coding sequence GTGACCAGACTCAGTGTCGAGATGCTGGCAGCGGACACCGCCGAGCCGATCACCTCGGCGGGCCACGCCCAGCTCGGCATAGCCGTCCTGTTGGGCATCGCCGTCATCGTCCTGCTCATCACCAAGTACAAGCTGCACGCCTTCCTGGCGCTGACCATCGGTTCGCTGGCGCTCGGCGCGTTCGCCGGGGCGCCGCTGGACAAGGTCATCACCAGCTTCACCGCCGGGCTCGGTTCGACCGTGGCGGGCGTCGGCGTGCTGATCGCGCTGGGCGCGATCCTCGGCAAGATGCTCGCGGACTCCGGCGGCGCCGACCAGATCGTGGACACGATCCTGGCGCGGGCGAGCGGACGGGCGATGCCGTGGGCGATGGTGCTGATCGCCTCCGTGATCGGTCTGCCGCTCTTCTTCGAGGTCGGCATCGTGCTGCTGATCCCGGTGGTGCTGATGGTCGCCAAGCGCGGCAACTACTCCCTGATGCGCATCGGCGTCCCGGCGCTGGCCGGTCTCTCGGTGATGCACGGGCTGGTCCCGCCGCACCCCGGCCCGCTGGTGGCGATCGACGCGGTGCAGGCCAACCTCGGTGTGACGCTGGCCCTCGGTGTGCTGATCGCGATTCCGACGGTGATCGTGGCCGGTCCGCTCTTCGGCAGGCTGGCGGCCCGCTGGGTGGACGTCCCGGCCCCCGACCGGATGATCCCGCAGCGTGCCTCCGAGGACCTGGAGCGGCGTCCGGGCTTCGGCGCGACCCTGTTCACGGTGCTGCTGCCGGTCGTGCTGATGCTCGCCAAGGCGCTGGTCGACATCGTCGTGGACGATCCGGACCACCTGGTGCAGCGGGTCTTCGACGTGGCCGGCTCGCCGATGATCGCCCTGCTGGCCGCCGTGCTCGTCGGCATCTTCACGCTGATGCGGCCGGCCGGTTTCGGCAAGGAGCGCGTGTCCCGGGTCGTCGAGACCGGTTTCGCGCCGATCGCGGGCATCCTGCTCATCGTCGGCGCGGGCGGCGGCTTCAAGCAGACGCTGATCGACTCGGGCGTGGGCCAGATGATCCTGGAGATCTCCAAGGACTGGTCGATCCCCGCGCTGCTGCTGGCCTGGCTGATCGCGGTCGCGATCCGGCTGGCGACCGGTTCGGCGACCGTGGCGACGGTCTCCGCGGCCGGTCTGGTCGCCCCCCTGGCGGCCGACATGTCGACCACGCACGCGGCGCTGCTGGTGCTGGCGATCGGCGCGGGCTCGCTCTTCTTCAGCCATGTCAACGACGCCGGTTTCTGGCTGGTGAAGGAGTACTTCGGGCTGGACGTCGGCCAGACGATCAAGACGTGGTCCGTCATGGAGACGATCATCTCCGTGGTCGCCGGTGGTCTGGTGCTGCTGCTGTCCTTGTTCATATAG
- a CDS encoding FadR/GntR family transcriptional regulator: MSTQGRGLHGRVLDTLGPAITAGRYAPGSVLRTDELAQDFEVSRSVMREAVRVLESMRLVASRRRVGVTVLPECEWNVYDPQVIRWRLAGADRPRQLRSLTVLRSAVEPVAAGLAATRATPEQCAELTECALGMVAHSRGGRLEGYLLHDVAFHRVVLTASGNEMFARLGDVVAEVLTGRTEHDVMFDDPDPAAVTLHVQVAEAVRAGDAAEAERLTREITVGALRELDVLAP; the protein is encoded by the coding sequence ATGAGCACACAGGGCCGAGGGCTGCACGGCCGCGTACTGGACACCCTCGGCCCCGCCATCACCGCGGGGCGGTACGCACCGGGCAGCGTCCTGCGCACCGACGAGCTGGCCCAGGACTTCGAGGTCTCCCGCTCCGTGATGCGCGAGGCGGTCCGGGTGCTGGAGTCGATGCGGCTGGTCGCCTCCCGCCGCCGGGTGGGCGTCACGGTCCTGCCCGAGTGCGAGTGGAACGTCTACGACCCGCAGGTCATCCGCTGGCGCCTGGCCGGCGCCGACCGCCCCCGCCAGTTGCGGTCCCTGACCGTGCTGCGCTCCGCGGTCGAACCGGTCGCCGCGGGGCTCGCCGCGACCCGCGCGACCCCGGAACAGTGCGCCGAGCTGACCGAGTGCGCGCTCGGCATGGTCGCCCACTCACGCGGCGGACGTCTGGAGGGCTACCTCCTGCACGACGTCGCCTTCCACCGGGTGGTCCTCACCGCCTCCGGCAACGAGATGTTCGCCCGGCTCGGCGACGTCGTGGCCGAGGTGCTGACGGGGCGCACCGAGCACGACGTGATGTTCGACGACCCCGACCCCGCCGCCGTCACCCTCCACGTGCAGGTCGCGGAGGCGGTCCGCGCGGGCGACGCCGCCGAGGCCGAGCGGCTCACCCGGGAGATCACCGTGGGCGCCCTGCGGGAACTGGACGTCCTCGCCCCGTAG